The genomic window gtggtctttgaggacttggattatagaaataattgaagaggggaacaaaggagggaagttaaaaagtcctgactagtatgtttatgtagcaccaaatcatttattggctgagctgaagacagtcctttcaccatgttggcctgtggaaaaccagtgttgtcggcccgatggaccagcgtccccgtcgttgccggaccaccgttggccaccagttgggttttgggatcaaagtgggggcgtttcctgtatccggttctcctcacggatccatgactacaacatgttgctgcaagtgcagagacgtttgctctggaaagaactttagagcacattcagtgctgcaggatgaggggctggaaaaggtgccagttcttttctcactgcagggacagttaaaaaaagcagcttaaactctgaaaacatgaaaattatacagagacatcattgatttattgattcagttgttattcagaatgtattagaaatgttcctgtttgataaaaatgcagtgaattgggattattgaactacaacctctacagattatttaccttcatcacagtctcatcactatttctgatgtttcctcaggatggacgaggacagagcagagtccacagtgcccagctgtgtgtccctgaagagtgaccggtccaaagagaTGGActgataaacttcagaagttcagaccaaatgtaagaaaactaaagcgtgatgatgtgtttgtgtgccagctgttagtcacattaacagcagcaggttgtgagtttattattggagatgtttaacacttaaacctcagacagtcatatagttacatacttaatgtgaatattgttgattagaaacaagaatcaggtttaaactgaaagatgaattcagacataaatgctggaacaatattgagtcttgatcaggttctttcatcctataaatcaaaggactaatagagatgtgtttcatagtgagaggggggagcacatcctatcaaactgggaccagtcagctccaccaggagagtcctcttgttcacaatctggaagcagatctggagatgctgaaatgaagcccaaacaaagtaaaactgttcaatataaaattgaacttgtgatgtcatgaatttgtagttgtcttgatgatttattatagatggaaatcattggtttacttatgttcaggaagtgatctgctggaggtgatagaaggtcataagatgagtctgaagagaagatgtgaacatgtgactgaaggaactcatgaagcaggaagtggaaccctgctgaacacgatctacactgagctctacatcactgagggacaaagtgaggaggtggacacacaacatgaggtgagacagcttgagagaacctccaagaagaacatccaggacactccaatcaagtgccaggacatcttcaaagtcttatctgagcaacagagacacatcagagtggttctgaccaacggtgtcgccggcgttggaaaaaccttctcagtgcagaagttcagtctggactgggcagaaggtttggagaaccaagacatcagtctggtgcttccgctctcatgcagggagctgaacttgatcagagatgagcagcacagtcttctctcactgcttcatgttttccatccaacattacagaagatcagagcagaagatctgactgtctggaaacttctgttcatctttgatggcctggatgaaagcagattttcactggatttcaacaagcatcagctcatctctgatgtcacacaagtatcgtccgttggcgtgctcctggtgaacctcatccaggggaacctgcttccctcagctctcatctggatcacctccagacctgcagcagcctatcagattcctccctcgtgtgttgacaggatcacagaagacgaggcttcactgactcccagaaggaggagtacttcaggaggaggttcggtgatgaagatctgtccaagagaatcatctcacacatcaaggcctccaggagcctccacatcatgtgtctgatcccagttttctgctggatcactgctatagttctggaggacatgatgaccagagaccagagaggagagctgcccaaaaccctgactgacctctactcacacttcctgagggttcagataaagaggaagaagcagaagtatggaggaaagcagagaccaaaGGAACTGAttaaggctgataaaaaactccttctgaagttgggtcggctggcgtttgaacaactggagaaaggaaacatcatgttctactcagaagacctggagcgatgtggactggacgtctccgaggtgtcggtgtactcaggagtttgtacagagatcttcaaaagagagagtgtgatcttccagaaatcagtctactgctttgttcatctgagcattcaggagtttctggctgccgtctacatgttccactgttacaccaggaaagacacagtggttataaataagttcctaaaatattcgaaaccaaaccgtTTTTCCTGGTTTACATTGttgtttgcaaaaaacaatcaagtcaaatctcttgatgacttcctcaggagaacactaatgaaatctcttgaaaaaaaatggccacctggacttgtttgttcgcttccttcatggtctctctctggagtccaatcagaggatcttgggtggactgttggatcagaggaacagccacccagaaaccatccagaaggtcctcaacaacctgaaggaggtgaacagtgatgaaatctccccagacagaagcatcaacatcttccactgtctgatggagatgaaggatcagtcagtccatcaggagatccaagagttcctaaAGTCAAAGAGGAAATcacagaggagactgtcagagatccactgttcagctctggcctacctgctgcagatgtcagaggaggttctggatgagctgaacctgcagcagtacaacacctcagtggagggacgacgtcgcctgattccagctgtgaggaactgcaggaaggccgagtaagtaaagatgtTTGGGGCCGGATTCAAGATTTTTGGCAttgtattcaaacaacagaaaaacacattttaactaatgacacgtgactattttgcttcatttgttcaacgtaaaaacagccggcctcgttggtttaaatgggtgttttaggtctttgtggcggttccgtttggagcctttatgtgacccacaaagttgtttgaccctttcgaCACctgttaggtggcaacttcatcactagcaacaaaaggtgcagtgaaaatgatttgaaggaaaacaggcagatataacagaagctgagggcaatcgatgcaaccagagactctgatgtcatcgatcggatcgctgaattaagacttgacgcacgatcgtacaaattgtatgaaatgcaaaatatccaaagagccgatagacagataaaaagatgcacgtttcttaaaccatttgctataatcattttaaatattgagtaattatgagctgttctaaaataagacaaatgttgagaataattcagttgcatttcagatctgatggtcgttcaaactgttgctctacgatgttgaatttagcttttccaggaaatgagctacatttgtgttgaggtagattctcagataagttgattagaaatcccaaagtttgactcactatttttgtttcatacacaacagactgtctggtagtgttctttcaacgagtcattgggaagttgtggcctcagcaatgacgtcaaacccttctcatctacgggagctgagcttaagcgagaaccaaagcctgacagatgccggagtaaagttactgtcttctgcaatgatgcatccaaactgcagactggagacgctcaggtcaggaggcctctgttggtcttttctaaatttctttacattttctgcttttctcttcattttcatatttagaaatgtgtttttatttgccccatttctTGGTTTTCTAGGTTGTCgctctgcagtttatcagagatcagctgtgactctctggcctcggcgctgaggtccaatccctcccatctgagggttctggagctgagtcagaaccagctgaaggatccagcagtgaagctgctctgttctggactggagagtctaaactgtaagctggagactctcaggtcagctttcttttatcttcgacataacaactaaacaatgaaaggcttcaagataaactccattactttggagaagagaagtgtagtatgaatttaaatgagccattgaaagtcaattttatagatactttttaagtatattgttgctgtaatatcccagtttatcagtgggggccagagctctcctgactccaagggccctgattaaataatgaaataaaatgaaataatgattttgagcaagtgtaatatgacttttcctccaataagagatcatttcttgccatgattccttatccagactgagtggctgcagtttatcagagatcagctttgactctctggcctcggcgctgaggtccaatccctcccatctgagggttctggagctgagtcagaaccagctgaaggatccagcagtgaagctgctctgggactttctccaggatcctctctgtagctggagactctcaggtatgcagtaaattaaatactgaaatgaaatagaattaaagctgatctggtttatggtggcagaaAGAACTGCCGGCTTTTCTAaaccaacactaaatgatgactgtatgtgcaagaactgtaaaatggcatcttttatctgtcattcagattaaaccactgcagtttatcagagatcagctgtaaCTCTCTGGCCtgggcgctgaggtccaatccctcccatctgagggttctggacctgaattacaaccagctgaaggatccagcagtgaatctgttctgtggttttctccaggatcctctctgtaagctggagactctcaggtcagtcaccCTCCATTCAGTTCTGGAATTAAGATCATGTGAAAGTGCCAAAtataaatttttttttttttggtcaggtTGTCAcaatgcagtttatcagagatcagctgtgactctttggcctcggcgctgaggtccaatccctcccatctgaaggttctggacctgagtcagaaccagctgcaggatccaggagtgaaggtgctctgtggttttctccaggatcctctctgtgagctggagactctcaggtcagtcagagatgatccagtacttgcccaggtgtaactagttagacaataaatgtttacatgtttgatctttgttataaacgtagtgttacagttctcagaaaaaagaccacacaggacagatttgcagtattaaattggttgaggacatctgtcccatgtgaggatggtcatcaatgactagaaaggaagtatcagttgtagatttgtcttgttttattttaggctggccacaaaaccgcccaaacatccatccatccaccgcttatccggggtcgggtcgcgggggcagcagcctaaggagaaaagcccagacttccttctccccagctacttcctctagctcctccggag from Takifugu flavidus isolate HTHZ2018 unplaced genomic scaffold, ASM371156v2 ctg314, whole genome shotgun sequence includes these protein-coding regions:
- the LOC130520239 gene encoding NLR family CARD domain-containing protein 3-like isoform X1, encoding MDEDRAESTVPSCVSLKSDRSKDGLINFRSSDKIERGEHILSNWDQSAPPGESSCSQSGSRSGDAEMKPKQRSDLLEVIEGHKMSLKRRCEHVTEGTHEAGSGTLLNTIYTELYITEGQSEEVDTQHEVRQLERTSKKNIQDTPIKCQDIFKVLSEQQRHIRVVLTNGVAGVGKTFSVQKFSLDWAEGLENQDISLVLPLSCRELNLIRDEQHSLLSLLHVFHPTLQKIRAEDLTVWKLLFIFDGLDESRFSLDFNKHQLISDVTQVSSVGVLLVNLIQGNLLPSALIWITSRPAAAYQIPPSCVDRITEDEASLTPRRRSTSGGGSVMKICPRESSHTSRPPGASTSCV
- the LOC130520239 gene encoding NLR family CARD domain-containing protein 3-like isoform X2, with the translated sequence MKPKQRSDLLEVIEGHKMSLKRRCEHVTEGTHEAGSGTLLNTIYTELYITEGQSEEVDTQHEVRQLERTSKKNIQDTPIKCQDIFKVLSEQQRHIRVVLTNGVAGVGKTFSVQKFSLDWAEGLENQDISLVLPLSCRELNLIRDEQHSLLSLLHVFHPTLQKIRAEDLTVWKLLFIFDGLDESRFSLDFNKHQLISDVTQVSSVGVLLVNLIQGNLLPSALIWITSRPAAAYQIPPSCVDRITEDEASLTPRRRSTSGGGSVMKICPRESSHTSRPPGASTSCV